The genomic window CCTCCTTATATTATTTCCCTTAAATTATATAAGATAACTTGCTTTTTGGAAAAGAATCAAATTATTGGTGGTTTTACAGATCACATGATATTTATTTTTTCTTTTTTTTCATATACTTTTATAAAGTTAGAAAGGAGGCAATATGAGTAAGCAAAAGAAACTATTAGCGCTTGTGTTGGCAGTGCTTATGGTGCTTTCGTTCCTGCGGTTTGTTCCAGTAAATGTTTCTGCAAGTGAAGCACCGAAACTGTCAAAAGAGTTCACAAATGAACAGCTAACCACTCACGACTATGTAAATGTTATCGTTGAGTTAAAGGATGATCCAGTTATCACCTATCAAATCAAGGCAAAAGGTGAAGCAACACTTCTTTCGTTTGGCAGAAACTTATCGGTTAATGACTATGAAAAATTGATCTCTCAAAAGCAGATCGAGCTTTTTAGGCAGATTAAGGAGATCTCGCCTGATGCAAAACTTGGCTACAGGTACCAATATACCTACAATGGCTTTGCACTTTCCGTAAGAGGCGTTGACATTGAAAAAATCTCAAAACTTGACCTTGTAAGAAAGATCTACCCAAGCAGGACATATACGATAGCAGATGATGTAAGCAACTCCGTTATTGGTGCGAATACTGTCTGGGAACAAATAAAGGATGCTAAAGGCAACCCCGTTGACGGGACTGGTATGGTTATAGCAATTATAGATACTGGTGTTGATTATACCCATCCAGATTTAGGTGGTGGATTTGGCCCAAATTATAAGGTAATTGGCGGATACGACTTTGGCGATAAAGACCCTGATCCAATGGATAGCAATGGTCATGGAACCCATGTTGCAGGCATTGCAGCAGCAGATGGAAAAATAAAAGGCGTTGCTCCTAAAGCAAAAATTCTTGCATATAAAATTGTTGCAGGTGGAAGCAACAATGCTTCAACGGAAAACATAATAGCAGGTATTGAAAGGGCAGTAAAAGATGGAGCAAATGTTGCAAACCTTTCATTCGGTTCTGGAAGCCTTGGAACATCTGACCCTGAAGATCCTGAAAACAAAGCTTTCGATACGGCAGCAGATGCTGGTGTTCTTTCTTCTGTTGCAGCAGGTAACCAGGGTGCAAGATGTCAGACAAAACCATATCCGTTAGGTGCACCATCTGGTGCAAGAAAAGTTATTTCTGTTGCAGCATCCGATGATGGTGTACACCCTGCAATAAACATAGTATCCCCTACCGTTCCAGAAGAACGTAAGGTTATTCTCGGAAATTATGCAGACCTTTCTCCTGCATTTCCAACCGATAAGGAGTTTGAGGTTGTTCCTTGTGGGTATGGAAGACCTTCTGACTTTGAGGGAGTGGATGTAAAAGGTAAAATTGCGCTTATCTCTCGTGGACCCATGGGTCCAAATGCTATTTACTTCAGAGATAAGGATCTCAATGCAAAGGCTGCAGGTGCAGCAGGTGTTATAATCTACAACAATATGCCAGGGCTTGTTTCTCCTACATTTAATGTTTCACCAGGTGACGAAAAGAAAGAATATATTCCAGCAATATTTGTTACTCAAAGTGACGGTCTTTTTATTAAAGATCTTATAAACAAAGGATTAAAGATTAAATTTAATGATGTTTCAAAACTCGGTTCCATTGCATCGTTTAGTTCAATGGGTCCTGCAGCAGACTTTTACTTCAAGCCAGAACTTGCAGCGCCTGGCGTTGCAATATACTCTTCAATTCCTGGTGGAAGTTATGCAAGTTGGAACGGAACATCAATGGCTGCGCCACATGTTGCAGGTGCGATTGCGCTATTCAAACAAGTTCATTCAGATTTCTCATCAGAAGATATAAAAGCAGCTTTAATGAATACGGCAGTTGTCCTTAAGAATTACCAGAATAACGAAGTGATAACATGGCTTCTTCAAGGATCAGGAAGGATTAATATCGCAAGTGCAATTAATACGCCTGCAGTCATTAAACCTTATGATATTTTAATGAAAGTAGATTCTCTTGCCCCCGTTACATTAACGATTAAAAATGTTAGTAATGCTGACCAAACTTTCTCTGTAACTTCTGAATTTACCCTGGGTAACCCCGATGGATTAACTGTCAATTTGACACCATCCACGATTAAAATTGCAAAGGGTCAATCTGCTTCTGTCAATGTTACATTTACTGCAGATGAGACAAAACTCTCAAAAGGACCGCACGAGGGATTGATCTGGTTTGATAATGGACAGACAAAACTCCATGTGCCATTCATTATTTGGAATGGTGATGTTGAAGTGCCCGAAAAACTCTACGATGTAAGCGCTTCTTCAAATGTGCTTGAAATAGGCAAGAACACAATTGATTTTACTTTTGCCTTTGGCTCAGGTTCAGTAATACCAGCAACCGAACCTAATGAAAGACCAGAGAGTTCGAATATTATAGACCAGGTTGAAATAAGAGTTAAAGATCTCAACGGCAATGTGCTTGGAACCGTCTATAACCGCTCATTACTATTTCTTGGGCATTATAAATTCTCCTGGGATGGAAAGGATATCTATGGTAATTATTTCTTGAAAGATGGGAAATACAAATGGCAGATTGCTGTTGTTGAATCGAACAATGACCAGCAGAACCCTGTTATCGAAGATACCGCAACTGTAGAAGGGGATTTTGAAGTTAAAAATTCGCCATCAAATGCATTCTCACTTGTTTTAGATAAGCAGGTGATTTCTCAGGAAGAAACTGCAAATGCTTTACTTAAGGTTTCATCTAATGACGCAGTCTCTTCTATTAATACAGTCATTTACTTTAACGCAAATCTTACAAAGGCAGAAAATGTTGCACTTGGAGGTAGCATAAAGCAAGATGATATTGACTCTTACTCACTTAAAGCTGACAATCTTACGGGTGAAATATTCGTGAACATAAAATTCAAACAGGGTCGTGAGTTAAAAGGGGCAGCAGATCTTGTTGCATTTACTTTAAGAGGAAAAGTGCCAGGTGCAACTCAAGTTGGCTTTAAGGAATCGAAGTTGTCTGATGCAAACGGCAATGCTATTGTTTCTCTCTTCTTGCCTGCACAGCTTACTGTTAACAAAGCAGAAAATCCATGGGATATCAATAGAGACAAAAAGGTTGACGATACAGACCTGACGCTCTTTAAACAGTCATTTGGAAGTGAACCCAAAGATTCTACCTACCTTCCACTTGCCGACTTTAACATGGATGGAATTATCGATGGAAAAGACCTGGTAATTTTGCTTTCTCACTTTGGTGAGACATACCCATAGGAAGGGGTGAGAGATATGAAGAGGATTATTTCTCTTTTAATTTGCCTTGCACTAATTTTAGGTAGTGCAACATTTACTTCAAACATTTCTGCCGATACCAAGCCTTTGTATCAGGTTGGTGTTGTAGGTGTTATGCCTGATGACTATATAGGCGCCTTTGCCCTCCACACCGCAAATACCTATGAAAGTGACTACAAGAGCGATTTAGCTTTCCCTATGCAGGGTATGGCATTTACTCCCGATGGTAATCTCGTTGTTCTCGATACAAGTTACGGAAGGGTCCATATCTTAGATAAGAATCTTTACAATATTTTAACATTTGGAGATTTAGGATATGGTGAAGGAAAACTCCAGTATCCTGCTGATGTTGCAGTTGACAAGGACGGAAATTTCTATATTGCAGATTTCTTCAATAACTATTTTGCAAAGTTCGATAAAAATGGGAAATGGATTTTTAATGCTGGGAAAGAAGGTTCTGACAACGGGCAGTTCAATGGGCCCTCTGGAATTGCAGTTGATTCTCTTGGAAATGTTTATGTTTCTGACCAGTTAAACGGCAGAATTCAAGTTTTTGATACAAACGGAAATTTCAAATCAGTTCTTCAAACTGATGTTACAACTCCAGGCGGAATGTGTGTTGATGCATCAAATAATCTATACGTTGTTGATATGCGCTCCTGTGTTGTATACAAACTTGATAGCACAGGCAAAACACTTATGAAATTTGGAAGTGCTGGAACTAATGACGGTCAATTTGTTTATCCTTTTGATGTATCCGTTGACAAGCAAGGGAATATTTATGTTCTTGATAGAGGTCTTGCGACAAAGAATCATGCTTGTGTTCAAAAATTTGACCCAACAGGCAAGTTCTTGTTAAAGTTCGGCGATAACGCAACTAAACTTCCTCAACCAAATGGCACTTTCTTAACCCCCGGTGGTTTTGCAGTTGATGATAGCGGTAATGTTTTTGTAATCGATTCAGGTTATTTCTACAGCCCTGGGAATCCTTTTGGATATCCTGTAGGTATAAGACTTACCCAATTTGATTCAGAAGGTAATTTCGTAAGGAAGGTTGATTTTGACGAGTATAAAGAAGGAAGGCTTGTAAACCCGTGGGCTGCCTGCGAGGACTCTAAAGGGAATATCTGGGTTACAAGTTGGACTAACTTTAACGATGTTGGAGAGGTTGATGTTTTTACCTCATCTGGAAAGTTCATCAAAGCAATAAAAGGTATAAGCGATAAAGAACCATTTAAGGCTATTGGTGGCATTGCTTCTGACCACAAAGGAAGCATTTATGTTGGTCTTGGTGACTACATTGCAAAGTTTGATGAAAACTTCAATTTTGTTACAAAAATTGGCGCAGGAAAGGTTTCAAATGTCTTTGGCATAGCTGTTGATTCGCAGGGGAATGTTTGGGCAGCAAGCAATGGAACTCAAACAGTGGTTGGCTTTAAATCTGACGGGACTTTCATAGGACAGTTCTCGCCTGCACATGCCCCTGTAGGGCTTTATGTGGATAAGAACGGCAATTTCTATGTTACAACAACCGATGATAACAAAGTTTATGTTTACGATGCAAATCAAAAACTTAAGGGATCTTTTGGTGGTGCAGGAAGATCTAAGGGCAAGCTATACATTCCTTATGGCGTGATAGTGGATGACTCTGGAAATATTATCGTCTCCGATACTGAAAATGGAAGACTCCAAGCCTTTAAGGGAGATACCTTCGAACTTCTTTGGTCAACAGAGAGGGAATTCTACGAACCTGCAATGCTTAGTTTTACAAGCGATGGAAAAATACTTGTTACAGATTGCTTCCATAATGTTGTAAGAATCCTTTCATTTACGGCTCCTCAGGTTCCTAAGTTTGACTTTATTGTTAGAAGTGCTGTTTCTGATGTTAAAGTTAAAGCAGGAGATACCTTGAATTTCAATATCGTCATTAAGAATATCGGAAGTTCGGACGATTCTTATACTGTTAAAGTAGAAAACAACCTACCATCAAATTGGACATTCAAGATTGATACGAATAATATTTCTGTAAAATCAAATGATTTCGTATTGTTGCCAGTTTCGGTAAGTGTCCCGGGGACTGCAGGTTCTGAGGAAGGTGGTACTGTTAATCTCACATTTACTTCTGTAGGTGCACCTAATGTCTCCAAATCTATTACGATTTCAATCTTTACTCCTGAAGTGCCTCCTGTAAAAGTAACTTTTGTTGGTGATAAAGTGCCACTTGACAAAGAAGGCACAATTGACCTATCTATTGATAAGATTGACGATCTTTACGGAATGGCAATAACAATTTCATACGACAGTGCAAAACTTAAAGTCTCAAAAGTTGAACCTGTTTTTAACCTTGGAAATAATGCCGTCTTCCTCGAAAATCATGATAAGGCTGGTACTATTATTGTTGGTTATTCACTTTCTGGAAAGGCAAGCGGAGTGTCTGCTTCTGGTAGTTTAATAAGGATTACATTCGTTGGTGTTCAAGAAGGTGACACCCAGATTACCCCAACAGATGTTACTTTCTACAACAGCAAGATTGGCGTTATAAAGTCAGAAGCAAATCCCGCAACTATAACAGTATACAATCCTGCTCCGCCTACGCTTACGGTAGACTTTGCAGATGGCATAACTGTTAAGGAATCTAGTTTCTACTTCACAGGTAAGACAGATCCTGGGTGTGTTGTGACAATCAACAATACGAAGATTACTGTAGCAAGCGATGGAAGTTTCTCTTACAGTGTAATTTTGGGAGAGGGAGCAAATACAATAACGATTGTTTCAACCAACAAGTATGGCATTTCTAATAAACTTACAAGAACCGTTTATCTAAAGACATCAACAGTAATCGTCTTGAAAATCGGCTCCTCAACATTTACTGTTAACGGTACCGAAAAGACTCTTGATTCACCTCCTATTATTAAGAATGGAAGGACTCTTGTTCCGATAAGAGCAATAGTTGAAGAAATTGGCGGTTCTATCTCGTGGGATGGAAATGAAAAGAAAGTGACAATTGTTGTTAAGGACACAACAATTGAACTATGGATTGGCAAGCCTCAAGCGAAGGTAAATGGCGTTACAAAGTGGATTGATGATACAAATCACAAAGTAATGCCAGAAATTATTAGC from Caldisericum sp. includes these protein-coding regions:
- a CDS encoding S8 family serine peptidase, which translates into the protein MSKQKKLLALVLAVLMVLSFLRFVPVNVSASEAPKLSKEFTNEQLTTHDYVNVIVELKDDPVITYQIKAKGEATLLSFGRNLSVNDYEKLISQKQIELFRQIKEISPDAKLGYRYQYTYNGFALSVRGVDIEKISKLDLVRKIYPSRTYTIADDVSNSVIGANTVWEQIKDAKGNPVDGTGMVIAIIDTGVDYTHPDLGGGFGPNYKVIGGYDFGDKDPDPMDSNGHGTHVAGIAAADGKIKGVAPKAKILAYKIVAGGSNNASTENIIAGIERAVKDGANVANLSFGSGSLGTSDPEDPENKAFDTAADAGVLSSVAAGNQGARCQTKPYPLGAPSGARKVISVAASDDGVHPAINIVSPTVPEERKVILGNYADLSPAFPTDKEFEVVPCGYGRPSDFEGVDVKGKIALISRGPMGPNAIYFRDKDLNAKAAGAAGVIIYNNMPGLVSPTFNVSPGDEKKEYIPAIFVTQSDGLFIKDLINKGLKIKFNDVSKLGSIASFSSMGPAADFYFKPELAAPGVAIYSSIPGGSYASWNGTSMAAPHVAGAIALFKQVHSDFSSEDIKAALMNTAVVLKNYQNNEVITWLLQGSGRINIASAINTPAVIKPYDILMKVDSLAPVTLTIKNVSNADQTFSVTSEFTLGNPDGLTVNLTPSTIKIAKGQSASVNVTFTADETKLSKGPHEGLIWFDNGQTKLHVPFIIWNGDVEVPEKLYDVSASSNVLEIGKNTIDFTFAFGSGSVIPATEPNERPESSNIIDQVEIRVKDLNGNVLGTVYNRSLLFLGHYKFSWDGKDIYGNYFLKDGKYKWQIAVVESNNDQQNPVIEDTATVEGDFEVKNSPSNAFSLVLDKQVISQEETANALLKVSSNDAVSSINTVIYFNANLTKAENVALGGSIKQDDIDSYSLKADNLTGEIFVNIKFKQGRELKGAADLVAFTLRGKVPGATQVGFKESKLSDANGNAIVSLFLPAQLTVNKAENPWDINRDKKVDDTDLTLFKQSFGSEPKDSTYLPLADFNMDGIIDGKDLVILLSHFGETYP
- a CDS encoding SMP-30/gluconolactonase/LRE family protein — encoded protein: MKRIISLLICLALILGSATFTSNISADTKPLYQVGVVGVMPDDYIGAFALHTANTYESDYKSDLAFPMQGMAFTPDGNLVVLDTSYGRVHILDKNLYNILTFGDLGYGEGKLQYPADVAVDKDGNFYIADFFNNYFAKFDKNGKWIFNAGKEGSDNGQFNGPSGIAVDSLGNVYVSDQLNGRIQVFDTNGNFKSVLQTDVTTPGGMCVDASNNLYVVDMRSCVVYKLDSTGKTLMKFGSAGTNDGQFVYPFDVSVDKQGNIYVLDRGLATKNHACVQKFDPTGKFLLKFGDNATKLPQPNGTFLTPGGFAVDDSGNVFVIDSGYFYSPGNPFGYPVGIRLTQFDSEGNFVRKVDFDEYKEGRLVNPWAACEDSKGNIWVTSWTNFNDVGEVDVFTSSGKFIKAIKGISDKEPFKAIGGIASDHKGSIYVGLGDYIAKFDENFNFVTKIGAGKVSNVFGIAVDSQGNVWAASNGTQTVVGFKSDGTFIGQFSPAHAPVGLYVDKNGNFYVTTTDDNKVYVYDANQKLKGSFGGAGRSKGKLYIPYGVIVDDSGNIIVSDTENGRLQAFKGDTFELLWSTEREFYEPAMLSFTSDGKILVTDCFHNVVRILSFTAPQVPKFDFIVRSAVSDVKVKAGDTLNFNIVIKNIGSSDDSYTVKVENNLPSNWTFKIDTNNISVKSNDFVLLPVSVSVPGTAGSEEGGTVNLTFTSVGAPNVSKSITISIFTPEVPPVKVTFVGDKVPLDKEGTIDLSIDKIDDLYGMAITISYDSAKLKVSKVEPVFNLGNNAVFLENHDKAGTIIVGYSLSGKASGVSASGSLIRITFVGVQEGDTQITPTDVTFYNSKIGVIKSEANPATITVYNPAPPTLTVDFADGITVKESSFYFTGKTDPGCVVTINNTKITVASDGSFSYSVILGEGANTITIVSTNKYGISNKLTRTVYLKTSTVIVLKIGSSTFTVNGTEKTLDSPPIIKNGRTLVPIRAIVEEIGGSISWDGNEKKVTIVVKDTTIELWIGKPQAKVNGVTKWIDDTNHKVMPEIISGRTMLPLRFVTENLGAKVEWDGTTKTITITYPAP